Proteins from a genomic interval of Streptomyces fodineus:
- a CDS encoding thiol-disulfide oxidoreductase DCC family protein: MRIDLSTAVSPDAPSLAFDGDCGFCQATITRLQRHARPRMRAMPWQALPDHITRPHRERLDREVLVFRGAHVADSGAQALGAYLASSPRFRYRATGLLLRAPVVRQAARLVYRQVATHRHRMPAGTAACALPRTHD, encoded by the coding sequence GTGCGCATCGACCTCTCGACAGCCGTCAGCCCCGACGCGCCCAGCCTCGCCTTCGACGGTGACTGCGGTTTCTGTCAGGCGACCATCACTCGACTGCAACGCCATGCCAGGCCACGTATGCGGGCCATGCCGTGGCAAGCACTGCCCGACCACATCACCCGGCCGCACCGGGAACGCCTCGACCGAGAAGTCCTCGTCTTTCGCGGGGCCCACGTGGCCGATTCCGGAGCGCAGGCACTCGGTGCCTACCTCGCGTCCTCACCCCGTTTCCGCTACCGGGCCACCGGACTGCTCTTGCGCGCGCCCGTCGTCAGGCAGGCCGCTCGACTCGTCTATCGCCAGGTGGCCACCCACCGGCACCGCATGCCTGCGGGCACGGCGGCATGCGCGCTGCCCCGGACGCACGACTGA
- a CDS encoding HTTM domain-containing protein, with product MKRLISTVDRWSSVPLGVVGVSGTRALLGFVGLMFYVSQYADRAYLFGPDAILPWREFVAQLHDDGSFSLYAWSSSEAWFQLVFHLGLITALMVTLGVGGRGVLACHWVFLWSLYERQPVLLDGGDNLAYLVIPMLLATRCYDRFSLTSGLADRLARRLPAHLRSLSTPLHNLGVVAIAAQMCLVYVVSGLYKVQGPMWQDGTALFYVLRVPEFSLPGVSHLIYGNDFLVVAGTYITVLFLVYFPMGVLVPALRPWAAAMSISFHLAIAVCMGLTGFALTMIACDLVFLDKELGKAVSMAHDLAVRLSRWARKTQQRTEHAREGALTEESV from the coding sequence ATGAAAAGGCTCATCTCCACGGTCGACAGATGGAGTTCGGTGCCGCTCGGCGTCGTCGGCGTGTCCGGAACCCGTGCCCTGCTGGGGTTCGTCGGGCTGATGTTCTACGTCAGCCAGTACGCCGACCGCGCTTATCTCTTCGGGCCCGACGCCATTCTTCCATGGCGGGAATTCGTCGCACAGTTGCACGATGACGGTTCCTTCAGCCTGTACGCCTGGAGCTCATCGGAGGCATGGTTCCAACTGGTCTTCCATCTGGGCCTGATCACTGCCCTGATGGTGACCCTGGGCGTCGGCGGCAGGGGGGTGCTCGCCTGCCACTGGGTGTTCCTGTGGTCCCTCTACGAGCGCCAGCCGGTGCTGCTGGACGGTGGCGACAATCTGGCCTACCTGGTCATTCCCATGCTCCTCGCCACACGCTGCTACGACCGGTTCTCCCTGACTTCCGGCCTCGCGGACAGACTCGCCCGGCGCTTGCCGGCGCACCTGCGCTCGCTGAGCACACCGCTGCACAATCTTGGCGTCGTGGCCATTGCCGCCCAGATGTGCCTGGTGTACGTCGTCAGTGGCCTGTACAAGGTGCAGGGGCCAATGTGGCAGGACGGGACCGCCCTGTTCTATGTGCTCCGGGTTCCGGAGTTCTCGCTCCCCGGCGTCTCGCACCTGATCTACGGCAACGACTTCCTGGTCGTGGCCGGGACGTACATCACCGTCCTCTTCCTCGTCTACTTCCCCATGGGCGTGCTGGTACCGGCGCTGCGCCCCTGGGCCGCCGCGATGTCGATCAGCTTCCACCTCGCCATCGCGGTGTGCATGGGCCTGACCGGCTTCGCCTTGACGATGATCGCCTGCGACCTCGTCTTCCTCGACAAGGAACTCGGTAAGGCCGTCTCCATGGCGCACGATCTGGCCGTACGGCTGAGCCGGTGGGCCCGCAAGACGCAGCAGCGCACCGAGCATGCCCGCGAAGGAGCGCTCACCGAGGAATCCGTATAA
- a CDS encoding IS630 family transposase, with the protein MSRGPRAVEVVLSDEERAELLRWAGGAVAPRLAERARIVLACADGKPNTRVAAEFKVTADTVRKWRSRFAARRMAGLADEPRPGRRKSELVLSDDERAQLTRWARRAKTAQFLALRARIVLRCAEGGTNKQVAAELGVSEQSVNRWRARFVKRRLDGLVDEPRPGRPPSILLDQVEDVVVATLESAPGQDTHWSRASMAARTGLSKSTIGRIWKKFDLKPHLQDAFKLSTDPQFVAKVVDVVGLYHNPPEKAVVLCVDEKSQIQALDRSQPVLPMMPGMPERRTHDYLRHGITSLFAAFNIADGTVIGELHRRHRAVEFKKFLVTIDKAVPAGLDVHLVCDNYATHNTPEIKTWLGKHPRFHVHCTPTGSSWINQVERWFGLLTDKLIRRGVHTSVKALEEDIRAWIDSWNENPRPFTWTKTADEILKSLADYLTKLTPPATENQRET; encoded by the coding sequence ATGTCTCGGGGTCCTCGTGCCGTCGAAGTTGTGCTGTCCGATGAGGAGCGCGCCGAGTTGTTGCGCTGGGCGGGCGGGGCAGTGGCGCCCCGTCTCGCCGAGCGGGCACGCATCGTCTTGGCGTGTGCGGATGGGAAGCCGAATACGCGTGTGGCGGCGGAGTTCAAGGTAACCGCGGACACGGTGAGGAAGTGGCGCTCGCGGTTTGCTGCCCGGCGGATGGCCGGGCTTGCGGATGAGCCGCGGCCGGGCCGACGCAAGTCGGAGCTGGTGCTCAGTGATGACGAACGGGCTCAGCTGACGCGTTGGGCGAGGCGCGCGAAGACCGCGCAGTTTTTGGCTCTGCGCGCGAGGATCGTGCTGCGGTGCGCGGAGGGCGGGACGAACAAGCAGGTGGCGGCCGAGCTCGGGGTGAGCGAGCAGTCGGTGAACCGCTGGCGGGCCCGGTTCGTCAAGCGGCGGCTGGACGGTCTGGTCGACGAGCCGCGGCCCGGCCGGCCGCCGTCCATCCTGCTCGACCAGGTCGAGGACGTGGTCGTCGCGACGCTGGAATCCGCCCCGGGCCAGGACACCCACTGGTCGCGGGCCTCCATGGCCGCCCGCACCGGGCTGTCGAAGTCCACCATCGGGCGGATCTGGAAGAAGTTCGACCTCAAGCCGCACCTGCAGGACGCCTTCAAGCTCTCCACCGACCCGCAGTTCGTCGCGAAGGTCGTCGACGTCGTCGGCCTGTACCACAACCCGCCGGAGAAAGCCGTGGTGTTGTGCGTGGACGAGAAGAGCCAGATTCAGGCGCTGGACCGCTCGCAGCCGGTGCTGCCGATGATGCCGGGCATGCCCGAACGGCGCACCCACGACTACCTGCGACACGGCATCACCAGCCTGTTCGCCGCCTTCAACATCGCCGACGGCACTGTCATCGGTGAACTGCACCGCCGCCACCGGGCCGTCGAGTTCAAGAAGTTTCTGGTCACGATAGACAAGGCGGTTCCTGCCGGGCTCGATGTGCACCTGGTGTGTGACAACTACGCCACCCACAACACCCCCGAGATCAAGACCTGGCTCGGCAAGCACCCCCGCTTCCATGTCCACTGCACTCCGACCGGCTCTTCCTGGATCAACCAGGTCGAGCGGTGGTTCGGCCTGCTCACCGACAAGCTCATCCGCCGAGGCGTCCACACCTCGGTGAAGGCGCTGGAGGAGGACATCAGGGCCTGGATCGACTCATGGAACGAGAACCCCCGGCCCTTCACCTGGACCAAGACCGCCGACGAGATCCTCAAATCCCTCGCCGACTACCTCACCAAGCTCACTCCGCCAGCCACCGAAAATCAGCGAGAGACTTAA
- a CDS encoding acyl-CoA dehydrogenase family protein, which translates to MVRASRYLIGLASGAPDAAVQYAKSRRQFGRPLGRIPSIAFRLAASRARVHATRLLVRDTAARAGQGRAHRDGGTGALALAAEVSRTVTGEAVHVHGAFGMTLQVGMESIWLGAVPEPRRFSTRGRG; encoded by the coding sequence TTGGTCCGGGCAAGCCGCTATCTGATCGGTCTGGCGAGCGGGGCGCCTGACGCGGCCGTTCAGTACGCCAAGAGCCGGCGCCAGTTCGGCCGGCCGCTCGGCCGGATCCCGTCGATCGCCTTCCGCCTCGCCGCGAGCCGCGCGCGGGTGCACGCGACACGCCTGCTCGTGCGGGACACCGCGGCGCGCGCCGGACAAGGGCGAGCCCATCGGGACGGCGGCACCGGGGCTCTCGCCCTCGCGGCGGAGGTGAGCCGCACCGTGACCGGCGAAGCGGTCCACGTACACGGCGCCTTCGGGATGACGCTGCAGGTGGGCATGGAGAGCATCTGGCTGGGGGCGGTGCCGGAGCCGCGGCGGTTCAGCACGAGGGGACGTGGGTGA
- a CDS encoding DUF5819 family protein, which yields MTERVVVRRAVLVSGAALLGAYLATAALTQAPLNPVKLRYYNEIHSVTEPYLSQNWMLFAPDPLSDDRGILARAKCGNGRLTGFYDVTRPYVDRVQRDRFFPSRINRLVSGTITQMDTPDPVLERLRDKEVEKKKRPVPLLPDEKASRNKAEIFLARYSLSQLPKVCDGAAPSAVQVRMYVHELPSWSQRKDSSAKGRTSFEDLKWRNTEAVG from the coding sequence GTGACCGAGCGTGTCGTGGTCAGGAGGGCGGTCCTGGTTTCCGGGGCCGCCCTCCTGGGCGCCTACCTCGCCACCGCAGCCCTGACCCAGGCGCCGCTGAACCCGGTCAAGCTGCGCTACTACAATGAGATTCATTCCGTGACGGAGCCCTATCTGTCCCAGAACTGGATGCTTTTCGCCCCGGACCCCTTGTCGGACGACCGCGGCATTCTCGCGCGGGCCAAGTGCGGAAATGGCCGCCTCACCGGCTTCTATGACGTAACCCGACCCTATGTGGACAGGGTTCAACGCGACCGGTTCTTTCCGTCTCGTATCAACCGGCTCGTCAGCGGAACCATCACCCAGATGGACACTCCGGATCCGGTTCTGGAGCGGTTGCGGGACAAGGAGGTGGAGAAGAAGAAACGGCCGGTTCCCCTCCTCCCCGACGAGAAGGCATCCCGGAACAAGGCGGAGATCTTCCTGGCGCGGTATTCGCTGTCCCAGTTGCCGAAGGTCTGTGACGGCGCGGCGCCTTCCGCCGTGCAGGTGCGCATGTACGTGCACGAACTGCCCTCGTGGTCGCAGCGCAAGGATTCCTCCGCCAAAGGAAGGACCAGCTTCGAGGACCTCAAGTGGCGGAACACCGAGGCGGTCGGATGA